A window of the Helicobacteraceae bacterium genome harbors these coding sequences:
- a CDS encoding EAL domain-containing protein: MKTYAVKFESQRQIEELVEREGMRLASNLLVCVFCASRVSLFKIAQTLEAALPKAAIAGLNVCWALCDDDFYDDQTTIIFIEFQNAKPISFLLKDANETEVGALALELEGTNAKNALAFCAQSSCETKPFLRSLGKIFETVICVNSVAASLVCDGAQSDGGAVVVAFDEPNFAFKIKKSVAPIAAGKEMIVTKIDDHRILELDRKPIEDVSRSYLGDNPPDMFVYLKAADNRIAAKINGRTLIDCEEGEALRFGITSKASFDQNDERDMSDEKAIWQFSTRNFKRVQTSGCVSDDLFLLRKSSLEQVDDLLVWIDEKQDALKEIRDAFTARFLGRENSLIRLLNALSDDLNKQSGRSALKLSPQNDAARPRKDSLTGLPGRGGFIEALSRAKNPSVAIFNIERFRDINDLYGYETGDHIIKDLAALLTASLKEDMPSFRIGGDLFAVLADGYGEESFLKEIESIQSLVGSTIFLEDTLAASNIRLRAGVAYGVDQVLSRAEDALRSAKRKRVSIVIAGGGDNKKAQENLKVLNIVRQAAMQPWWTLAYYQPIVRASDAQIVKYEALMRLRDANGRIYQPAAFLDLAKRSRYYPELTKRIFAATLKMFNDRIEAVAVNLAPEDMQNRETMAYIGSLIANFSAPSRITLEVTESEMIEDYVTAIQAMGELKKIGAKIAIDDFGSGYSNFAYLIRFQADYIKIDGSIVREIDKNEKAYQTLAAIVDFAKRLGVETIAEFVADESIARKTKEAGVDYWQGYFLGQPAPI, from the coding sequence ATGAAAACTTACGCCGTAAAGTTTGAATCTCAGCGACAGATCGAAGAGTTAGTCGAGCGCGAAGGCATGCGTTTGGCTTCCAACTTGCTAGTTTGCGTTTTTTGCGCTTCGCGCGTCAGCCTTTTTAAAATCGCTCAAACGCTGGAAGCGGCGTTGCCTAAAGCCGCGATCGCCGGTTTAAACGTCTGTTGGGCGCTATGCGACGACGATTTTTACGACGATCAGACGACAATAATATTCATAGAGTTTCAAAACGCGAAACCAATCTCGTTTTTGCTAAAAGACGCGAACGAAACCGAAGTAGGCGCATTAGCCTTAGAATTAGAGGGAACAAACGCGAAAAACGCGCTGGCTTTCTGCGCGCAAAGCTCGTGCGAAACTAAGCCGTTTTTGCGATCGCTCGGCAAAATCTTTGAAACTGTAATTTGCGTAAACTCCGTCGCCGCGTCGCTGGTTTGCGACGGCGCTCAAAGCGACGGCGGCGCGGTCGTAGTCGCCTTCGACGAGCCAAACTTCGCCTTTAAGATTAAAAAAAGCGTCGCGCCTATCGCGGCGGGCAAAGAGATGATTGTAACAAAGATCGACGATCATCGCATTTTAGAGTTAGATCGCAAACCTATCGAGGACGTTTCGCGATCTTATCTCGGAGACAATCCGCCCGATATGTTCGTATATCTCAAAGCCGCCGACAACCGCATAGCCGCCAAAATCAACGGCAGAACGCTTATCGATTGCGAGGAGGGAGAGGCGCTGCGGTTTGGAATAACGTCAAAAGCCTCGTTCGATCAAAACGACGAGCGGGATATGAGCGATGAGAAAGCGATCTGGCAGTTTTCAACTCGCAATTTCAAGCGCGTTCAAACCTCCGGCTGCGTTTCCGACGATCTTTTTTTGCTTCGCAAGTCGTCGCTAGAACAAGTTGACGATCTGCTGGTATGGATTGATGAAAAACAAGACGCTCTCAAAGAGATTCGCGACGCGTTCACCGCTAGATTTCTAGGCAGGGAAAACTCTCTAATTCGCCTATTAAACGCTCTTAGCGACGATCTGAACAAGCAGTCTGGGCGGAGCGCGCTAAAACTCTCGCCGCAAAACGACGCCGCGCGACCTCGCAAAGACTCGCTTACGGGGTTACCCGGACGCGGCGGTTTTATCGAGGCGCTTTCGCGCGCCAAAAATCCGTCTGTGGCGATTTTTAATATCGAACGTTTTCGCGATATAAACGACCTTTACGGCTACGAAACCGGCGATCATATTATAAAAGATCTCGCCGCGTTGCTTACAGCCTCGCTAAAAGAGGATATGCCGTCGTTTAGAATAGGCGGCGATCTGTTCGCGGTGTTAGCGGACGGCTACGGCGAAGAGAGCTTTTTAAAAGAGATCGAATCGATACAATCGCTCGTAGGCTCGACGATCTTCTTAGAGGACACGCTTGCCGCGTCCAATATCCGCTTGCGCGCGGGCGTAGCCTACGGAGTCGATCAGGTATTATCCCGCGCCGAAGACGCTCTGCGAAGCGCCAAACGCAAGCGCGTTTCAATCGTTATCGCGGGAGGCGGCGATAATAAAAAGGCGCAGGAAAACCTCAAAGTCCTAAATATCGTTAGGCAGGCGGCAATGCAGCCATGGTGGACGCTCGCTTATTATCAGCCGATAGTCAGAGCAAGCGACGCGCAGATCGTCAAATACGAAGCGTTAATGCGCCTACGAGACGCGAACGGGCGCATATATCAGCCCGCCGCGTTTTTGGATCTGGCTAAGAGGTCGCGTTACTACCCCGAATTAACCAAACGCATATTCGCCGCCACGCTGAAAATGTTCAACGACAGGATAGAGGCGGTCGCTGTCAATTTAGCGCCCGAAGATATGCAAAACCGCGAAACGATGGCGTATATCGGCTCGTTGATCGCCAATTTCAGCGCTCCGAGCCGCATTACGTTAGAGGTAACCGAATCGGAGATGATCGAAGATTATGTAACCGCGATCCAAGCTATGGGCGAGCTGAAAAAAATAGGGGCAAAGATCGCAATCGACGATTTTGGGAGCGGATACAGCAACTTTGCCTACCTTATCAGGTTTCAAGCCGACTACATCAAAATTGACGGCTCGATTGTGCGCGAGATCGACAAAAACGAAAAAGCCTATCAGACATTGGCGGCGATCGTGGATTTTGCCAAACGTTTAGGCGTCGAAACAATAGCGGAATTTGTCGCCGACGAATCGATAGCGCGCAAGACCAAAGAGGCTGGCGTGGATTATTGGCAGGGATACTTTCTAGGGCAACCGGCGCCCATATAA